A genomic segment from Flavobacterium litorale encodes:
- a CDS encoding toxin TcdB middle/N-terminal domain-containing protein, whose product MAVNNFNKIRKSYAVKVLFTSILSNLVLFGQPIQQIISNHYINDAKRSSIINYSSSSGTEEVSNSERSNKGGSDTLKVPATPKKTTLAQPNATFKSYNVFYAQQPQGVIGKLSSSEGENPRDNFFTINLPDNIHSNNYKATLVYDVYGVASAAHTTKSINSNPSYGGKVILKSQQWNAVSEDVSLTQLKSGINEIFFNRRVEENYQYEIKNLRIKLENGDNNTISTKQQQLINFNGNVYLLGSVIATDIKHVEAFGQTIPVQNGVFEHVLQNVPETTTKIDVIYNGNNESKRIVSYPLTYQNSDSDYQFSDSKLSTNEIGYNLTDCAIYDALTITVEEEAIVSSPKRSVSVKGLQFKDVKTLSNDMKNVTAGKFLGYKVKKYNVTDSTAIQLRLKYDFDKIPDGYTPKDVKTFYFDKKQRNWKMLPVDSLDYGNEEIVTTIAGGEGETDYINGVIQVPQSPEVGSFAPTTITDMKYADPSAGIVGIQPPSPNSTGVATTSFPIKLPPGRNGLQPSLQVTYNSEGGNGWMGLGWNLATQAITLNTKWGAPLFDGDNETELYSLSGSDLVLNAAGTEQTPNYTNPHRETNAIARVDDRQFYTRKEGGYQEIIRHGTNPTDYWWEVTDKQGNKSFYGGTPDDNAADNSIVLRTPDINGVANSGNIGYWPLKRIQDPFGNYIEYNYDKTNSNVSIGESSIEAQELYISSITYTMHANIPNYYKIDFIRNEYSLPLGNPSTFTPRNDVTFNARNGYFQVFDDLLTEIHVSFHQQGQPNTRIRSYKFDYEEKSFLKQQLIKISEFDAGNELFYSNTLEYYDDDFNPDSDVIISTSTPDSWENIASNDGVSGKLDDIQGGLNIVPNGSPLGTSTASGFSFGLRGGVGIGFVPINIGGTLGVSYNSSKNNQKTKISFLDVNGDGLPDKVYQAPSGLFYRPNILNEEGTKYSFGDFVPISGVNKLSTTTSRTSGFGIDGGVGFAGFGVSAGKSWSTTRSRTDNYFTDFNGDGLPDMVASGRVNFNTTITGSVNNTLTRHFDQNVNNSENPIVSGIINAELLNDLELESLDELRAEYPQFDHVKVWSAPYTGKVSVSADEFIELKNINYYTNHPLDGSNQIKLSIEHFKSGSANSDAEIIESLTHNLPNNSTQVSSVGLGSHPIDVEKGDLIFFRAHNVGYGYGAEVKWNPRVDYQGFDTAGNQFQFNIDDETGKFGNEYRSTNDYINNNAGLLELDNNNTYQINFNLDTNPYTQDQFSDAISFVIKKTKISLQDGSEVVENIWRKTYNPVTGGITSSSNASTDQVSIPSNSNTNYYYILQFYVESDSNVNWESINWEPYYIVNNVTDDPLNAPVKYKIYNDNINESIYWILGGELPDPNIQSAADEDDPFLRISHNFTLPSNEALGYIDDALYPLKVNWVVKQKVGTQSLNAVNVVVKKTFYILNTQSQGYVLSKTTSTVGEIDPLLDEYYFEHTFSKEDINQIKSGNAGKIYAAFYIDNPNLINNNADINFVLSPDVPNLNDYSFSEVTLQSPFIAKTEDFYGIPYRGWGQFLYNGGLDVSFIEEGENAGELQIGPASVAYGINPIDVSALYEGDVEPTDPNDENSTNTFSLRYVNYTQANSGARMYSNDAIPSAEHGINNNILVTKLGRFAENDIFDIYIDPDTVLQLQNTPNQNSVFIGLTQRSKSKGSAESGGVGFTNGTKSEANSQVLNQYIDINGDRYPDIVSRSKIQYTNMLGALTDFTVSNADDPNTDLGTPFVSGDQSDDETIGINVPAMFPNSSESSNAQSTGNKTKTNVNSGINTSSGESYNSKQWIDINGDGLVDKVLIKENEIKVRLNRGYSFTNEVIWYTASGNSLVANKRENSSLGGGVSLGNSFAAGLGVAISEAHTGAGFVDVNGDGLPDLVINSSSSSNYYLNTGRGFEGTPKTFYNDGDGRIQKNESVSGNIYGSFTKGFIIPLVFLPPIKITASISAGTNASHNETIAAVQDINGDGYTDVLKKGSNINNSNISVHLNKLAKTHLLKKVNLPLGGSWTIDYKRDGNTYDMPNNKWVLTTIRTNDGFTGDNNLKPDETLTSATYENPKYDRREREFFGYEKLIIEEKYPDTEETYRKAEKSYHNNNYYLSGAEKSSILYNASDEILSKQETLYNILDPDNPIVNLNATEEDNFLQTGLATTLFDKSRLFIAPVRVTATSYENGEGLTAVKEFKEYDKYGNLLTYVDYGEGNNDVYRTEIVYYDEGAIANLDNATGFPTRVRVFNNATNELLRQRTVYRVSTKGKVNRLITKLNENQINVTKFVYDDYGNLIVVLQTDNTNDLGEIYNTGIYYDTVLSTYPITYGNSFEENSYTTYNYLFGIPVFTTDSNGQSMRTRIDNRGRVVEVTGPNELALENQNGNGNAWTIRMNYKGQMDAMSTTLASDEYMIPATGSFEYDDITQEGTAQHYAVTRHFDPEFANGTTTTTNELLTISIADGFGQPLQVKKTHQTGTTTKWIINGFEKKDAFGRTTENYLPITQTPYPTDVYNIDNASLQYVQLPAQETPITVTTYDARNRVKTVQQIDETANAVIEYSIEDNMFVQKLTNENGQTNKTYTDIRGRQRKTIQNEGVTGGNGNPVTPNTTTFGYNAINELLTVTNTQGQTTRYTYDLAGRKTEVKHPDRGVVTFTYDTANRMTVQTNSNLLLDDAGESIEYTYDFGRLIGITYPQNPENNVTYTYGAYDDPLALSENAVGRLLQQEDASGVQVFGYGRMGELTKNLRSVAVAGYQSYWFFTQWQYDSWNRVQKIIYPDEEEVDYEYNTAGALKKITSIIPNRTVQDIVENIKYNDYGERHSIKYGNGATTTYNYDSRRRMNQINHNFSANFAITKDYAYDPLSNITSVTTGNPTSSLPDAGEIGGPINHTYQYDAYNRLTHAEGNYVGANDIDGDYLRQEYSLDMEYNVNHTIRKKRQVQYQGAVSNHTDVLTGGTPVYKNSYELDYNYDATQGSNRNITTNNTDYTYGQPHAVRKLTETPSWVTNPAADDPRIKHKEITYDANGNQTEIAEILGDEKTVLRRNVWDEENRLLAVDLKPDEKTVHPVAVYTYDAGGERTIKYNYDRIDTHSNATEAGESSVDNIMIYPSGLLVGKAIYNTEKGANRLSYTKHYYVGAERVSTKTGTAIGMGYFPEGALDNQMVNLNQETIASTSDVYVDQARTAIVAIHNELNVAPPVLLPDMDEDGYTGADHQESHGLELHTHYFHPDHLGSSSYITNGAAEVTQHMEYLPFGETLVDEHNNSHNTPFKFNGKEFDEETGNYYYSARYYDPKLSIFISVDPLVEQTGDTYGYCYQNPINLTDPTGMSADLPPTDYYNLYGKHVKHVDDGSDAKKMVLTFSKKSKEVDETIAKGYYVNQFTDSEVEKMDEIYSYGKKDETELEKGFLRGQNGTSSEIVTGVEKREIGSEEWQHAIDDLSSKGDTPASSVHLHNLIFDKNKKVKQFGAPRGSDGDILEKNILGIQPSIALGWKRIEIVDFNSVSTEKNYKYLPKVGFFTLGVREIISVDYSTLKNAIKKMNKHKP is encoded by the coding sequence ATGGCAGTAAACAATTTTAACAAAATCAGAAAGTCGTACGCAGTAAAAGTATTGTTTACTTCTATTTTAAGCAACTTAGTTTTATTTGGTCAACCAATACAACAAATAATCTCAAACCATTATATCAACGATGCCAAACGAAGTAGTATAATAAATTACAGTTCTTCTAGTGGCACTGAGGAGGTTAGTAATTCAGAGCGTTCCAATAAAGGTGGGAGTGATACTTTAAAAGTTCCTGCAACACCTAAAAAGACTACACTTGCTCAGCCGAATGCTACTTTCAAATCATACAATGTATTTTATGCCCAACAACCACAAGGCGTTATAGGTAAATTATCAAGCTCTGAAGGTGAAAACCCTAGAGATAACTTTTTTACAATTAACTTGCCAGACAATATCCACTCAAACAATTATAAAGCTACTCTAGTTTATGATGTTTACGGTGTAGCAAGTGCAGCACATACTACAAAAAGTATAAACAGTAACCCATCATACGGAGGTAAAGTTATCTTAAAAAGTCAGCAGTGGAATGCAGTTAGCGAAGACGTATCATTAACGCAACTAAAGTCAGGAATAAATGAAATTTTCTTTAACCGTAGAGTAGAGGAGAATTATCAATATGAGATTAAAAATCTCAGAATCAAATTAGAGAATGGAGATAACAATACGATCTCAACAAAACAGCAGCAGCTTATAAATTTTAACGGAAATGTTTACCTATTGGGCAGCGTTATAGCTACTGATATTAAACACGTTGAAGCCTTTGGGCAAACCATTCCTGTTCAAAATGGTGTTTTTGAACATGTATTGCAAAATGTACCAGAAACTACAACCAAAATAGATGTTATTTACAATGGTAACAATGAAAGTAAAAGAATTGTTAGCTATCCTTTAACCTATCAAAATAGCGATAGTGATTATCAATTTTCAGATTCAAAATTAAGCACTAACGAAATTGGGTACAATTTAACCGATTGCGCCATTTACGATGCATTAACTATTACTGTTGAAGAAGAAGCAATAGTTAGTAGCCCTAAAAGAAGCGTTAGTGTTAAAGGGCTACAATTTAAAGATGTAAAAACACTAAGTAACGACATGAAAAATGTAACTGCAGGTAAATTTCTGGGTTATAAAGTAAAAAAATACAATGTAACAGACAGTACAGCAATACAACTTAGATTAAAATACGATTTTGATAAAATACCAGATGGCTACACCCCGAAAGACGTAAAAACTTTTTATTTTGATAAAAAGCAGCGTAACTGGAAAATGCTACCGGTTGATAGTCTAGATTATGGTAATGAAGAAATTGTAACAACTATTGCAGGAGGTGAAGGCGAAACAGATTACATAAACGGTGTAATTCAAGTACCCCAGTCTCCAGAAGTAGGAAGTTTTGCGCCCACTACTATTACGGATATGAAGTATGCCGACCCTAGTGCAGGTATAGTAGGTATACAACCACCCAGCCCAAATAGTACAGGGGTAGCTACCACTAGCTTTCCTATAAAACTACCACCTGGCAGAAACGGTTTACAGCCATCATTACAAGTTACTTATAATAGCGAAGGCGGTAATGGCTGGATGGGTTTAGGTTGGAATTTAGCTACGCAAGCCATTACCCTAAATACTAAATGGGGTGCACCCTTGTTTGATGGTGATAACGAAACAGAGTTATATTCATTAAGTGGCTCAGATTTGGTTTTAAATGCAGCAGGTACTGAGCAAACACCCAACTATACAAACCCGCATAGGGAAACAAATGCTATCGCTAGAGTTGATGACAGACAATTTTATACCCGTAAAGAAGGAGGTTACCAAGAAATTATTCGTCATGGTACCAATCCGACAGATTATTGGTGGGAAGTAACAGATAAACAGGGTAATAAATCGTTTTATGGGGGAACCCCAGATGACAATGCTGCTGATAACTCTATTGTGTTAAGAACTCCAGATATTAACGGTGTAGCCAATAGTGGTAATATTGGTTACTGGCCATTAAAACGTATCCAAGACCCTTTTGGTAATTATATAGAGTATAACTACGATAAAACTAATTCTAATGTAAGTATAGGAGAATCATCCATAGAAGCTCAAGAACTTTATATTTCGAGTATTACCTATACAATGCATGCCAATATACCAAACTACTACAAAATTGATTTTATAAGAAACGAATACTCTTTACCGTTAGGTAACCCTTCAACTTTTACACCCAGAAATGACGTAACTTTTAATGCACGTAACGGGTACTTTCAGGTATTTGACGACTTACTTACTGAAATTCACGTATCGTTTCATCAGCAAGGACAGCCAAATACACGTATTCGATCTTACAAGTTTGACTATGAAGAAAAAAGCTTTCTAAAGCAACAGCTTATAAAAATATCTGAATTTGATGCTGGTAATGAGCTATTTTATTCTAATACGTTAGAGTATTATGATGATGATTTTAATCCTGATAGCGATGTCATTATCTCAACATCTACTCCTGATTCGTGGGAGAATATTGCATCTAATGATGGTGTATCTGGAAAATTAGACGATATACAAGGAGGGTTGAATATAGTTCCTAATGGCTCTCCATTAGGAACTTCTACAGCTTCAGGCTTTTCGTTTGGGCTTCGTGGTGGTGTTGGTATAGGGTTTGTACCAATAAACATTGGAGGTACGTTGGGTGTATCTTATAATAGCAGTAAAAATAATCAAAAAACAAAAATTAGTTTTCTGGATGTTAATGGTGATGGATTGCCTGATAAAGTGTATCAGGCTCCTTCAGGGCTGTTTTACAGACCGAATATTTTAAATGAAGAAGGTACTAAGTATAGTTTTGGAGATTTTGTTCCTATATCTGGAGTAAATAAATTAAGTACTACAACCTCAAGAACCTCTGGTTTTGGAATTGATGGCGGTGTTGGCTTTGCAGGTTTTGGAGTAAGTGCTGGTAAGAGTTGGAGTACAACCAGATCAAGAACGGATAATTATTTTACTGATTTTAATGGTGATGGTTTACCCGATATGGTAGCTAGTGGTAGAGTTAATTTTAATACTACCATTACTGGCAGTGTAAATAATACACTTACTAGACATTTTGACCAAAATGTTAATAATTCCGAAAACCCAATAGTTTCTGGAATCATAAATGCAGAGCTTTTAAATGATCTCGAATTGGAATCGTTAGATGAATTGAGAGCCGAATATCCCCAATTTGACCATGTTAAAGTATGGAGTGCACCTTATACTGGTAAAGTAAGTGTAAGTGCCGATGAATTTATCGAACTTAAAAATATAAACTATTACACTAATCATCCTTTAGATGGATCCAACCAGATAAAACTTTCAATAGAACACTTCAAATCTGGGTCTGCAAACAGCGATGCAGAAATAATTGAGAGTTTAACCCATAATTTACCTAATAATAGCACTCAAGTGTCCAGTGTTGGTCTTGGTTCTCATCCTATTGATGTTGAAAAAGGCGATCTAATATTTTTCAGGGCGCACAATGTAGGTTATGGATATGGTGCTGAGGTAAAGTGGAATCCTAGAGTAGATTACCAAGGATTTGATACTGCTGGTAATCAGTTCCAATTCAACATCGATGACGAAACAGGTAAGTTTGGAAATGAGTATCGTTCTACAAATGACTATATTAATAATAATGCAGGCTTACTAGAACTTGATAATAATAATACGTACCAGATCAATTTCAATCTAGATACTAACCCGTACACTCAAGATCAATTTTCTGATGCGATAAGCTTCGTTATTAAAAAAACGAAGATAAGTTTACAAGATGGGAGTGAAGTTGTTGAAAATATTTGGAGAAAAACCTATAATCCAGTAACAGGGGGCATTACATCATCTAGTAATGCAAGTACAGACCAAGTATCTATTCCTTCTAATAGTAACACCAATTACTATTATATTTTACAATTTTACGTAGAGAGTGACTCTAATGTAAATTGGGAATCGATAAATTGGGAACCATATTATATTGTAAATAACGTTACAGATGATCCGTTAAATGCACCTGTAAAATATAAAATTTATAACGATAATATAAACGAAAGCATTTATTGGATTTTAGGTGGAGAATTACCTGACCCCAATATACAATCTGCTGCAGATGAGGATGACCCATTCCTTAGAATTAGTCATAATTTTACACTCCCAAGTAATGAAGCTTTAGGTTATATTGATGATGCGCTATATCCTTTAAAAGTAAACTGGGTTGTCAAACAAAAAGTTGGAACACAATCGTTAAATGCTGTTAATGTTGTTGTTAAGAAAACGTTTTATATCTTAAATACACAATCACAAGGTTATGTTTTAAGTAAAACAACAAGTACTGTTGGCGAAATAGATCCTTTACTTGATGAATATTATTTCGAACATACTTTCTCCAAGGAAGACATAAATCAGATAAAAAGTGGTAATGCAGGTAAAATATATGCTGCATTTTATATAGACAATCCTAACCTTATAAATAATAACGCCGATATTAATTTTGTATTAAGCCCTGATGTACCTAACTTAAATGATTATAGTTTTAGTGAGGTAACATTACAAAGTCCATTTATAGCAAAAACAGAAGACTTTTATGGGATACCTTATCGGGGTTGGGGGCAGTTTTTATATAACGGTGGTCTCGATGTTTCTTTTATTGAAGAAGGAGAGAATGCAGGAGAATTACAAATAGGTCCTGCATCAGTAGCCTATGGAATAAACCCAATTGATGTTAGTGCTCTGTATGAGGGTGATGTTGAGCCTACAGACCCTAACGATGAAAACTCAACCAATACCTTCTCATTGCGTTATGTAAACTACACACAGGCTAATAGTGGAGCTAGGATGTATAGTAACGATGCTATACCAAGCGCAGAACATGGTATTAATAATAATATATTGGTTACAAAATTAGGTCGTTTTGCTGAAAATGATATTTTTGATATATATATTGATCCTGATACAGTATTGCAGCTACAAAATACTCCTAATCAAAATAGTGTTTTTATTGGTTTAACACAACGTTCAAAATCAAAAGGTAGCGCAGAGTCTGGAGGTGTCGGATTCACTAATGGCACTAAAAGTGAAGCGAATTCACAAGTATTGAATCAATATATTGATATTAATGGCGATCGTTACCCCGATATTGTTTCCAGAAGTAAAATTCAATATACCAATATGCTTGGTGCATTAACCGATTTCACTGTATCCAATGCAGATGATCCCAATACTGATTTAGGTACACCTTTTGTTTCTGGAGATCAGAGCGATGACGAAACAATTGGAATTAATGTACCTGCTATGTTTCCAAATTCTTCAGAGTCGTCCAACGCGCAATCTACAGGTAATAAAACCAAAACGAACGTAAATTCTGGTATAAATACCAGTAGTGGCGAATCATACAATTCAAAGCAATGGATAGATATTAATGGCGACGGATTAGTGGATAAAGTTTTAATTAAGGAAAACGAAATAAAAGTACGATTAAATAGAGGGTATAGTTTTACTAATGAAGTAATATGGTACACTGCAAGCGGAAACTCTCTTGTAGCGAATAAAAGAGAAAATAGTAGCCTTGGAGGAGGGGTATCTTTAGGTAATTCGTTTGCTGCTGGTTTAGGTGTCGCAATTAGTGAGGCACACACAGGAGCAGGGTTTGTAGATGTAAATGGCGATGGTTTACCCGATTTGGTAATAAACAGTTCAAGCAGTTCCAACTACTATTTAAATACTGGTAGAGGTTTTGAAGGTACTCCTAAAACGTTTTATAATGATGGAGATGGTAGAATACAGAAAAACGAATCAGTATCAGGTAATATTTATGGTTCTTTTACAAAAGGCTTTATAATTCCACTTGTATTTTTACCGCCTATAAAAATTACTGCTTCTATTTCTGCTGGTACCAATGCCAGCCATAACGAAACTATTGCAGCTGTACAGGACATAAATGGAGATGGCTATACAGATGTACTTAAAAAAGGTAGTAATATAAACAATAGTAATATTTCTGTACATTTAAATAAACTAGCAAAAACCCATTTACTTAAAAAAGTAAATCTTCCGTTAGGAGGTAGTTGGACTATTGATTATAAAAGAGACGGTAACACTTATGATATGCCTAATAATAAATGGGTGTTAACCACGATACGAACTAATGATGGTTTTACTGGAGATAATAACCTTAAACCTGATGAAACATTAACAAGTGCAACGTACGAAAACCCAAAATACGACAGAAGAGAGCGAGAATTTTTTGGATATGAAAAACTAATCATAGAAGAAAAATATCCAGATACAGAGGAAACATACAGAAAAGCTGAAAAATCATACCACAACAACAACTATTATTTGAGCGGAGCTGAAAAATCAAGTATCCTATATAACGCATCTGATGAAATACTCTCTAAGCAAGAAACATTATATAACATACTAGATCCAGATAACCCTATAGTTAACTTAAATGCAACTGAGGAGGATAACTTTTTACAAACGGGCTTAGCAACGACCTTGTTCGATAAATCAAGACTATTTATAGCTCCCGTACGTGTTACCGCCACATCCTACGAAAATGGTGAAGGGCTTACTGCAGTGAAAGAGTTTAAAGAATACGACAAGTACGGTAACCTCCTTACTTACGTTGACTATGGCGAGGGTAATAATGATGTTTACAGAACTGAGATAGTATACTATGACGAAGGAGCTATAGCAAATCTCGATAATGCTACAGGTTTTCCAACTAGGGTAAGGGTTTTTAATAATGCCACCAATGAACTATTACGCCAAAGAACTGTATACCGTGTGAGTACAAAAGGTAAGGTAAACAGACTTATTACTAAACTCAATGAAAATCAAATAAATGTTACAAAATTTGTTTATGATGATTATGGGAATTTAATAGTTGTACTTCAAACAGACAATACCAATGACTTAGGAGAAATTTATAATACGGGTATCTATTACGATACAGTTTTGTCTACTTATCCTATTACATATGGTAATTCATTTGAAGAAAACTCCTATACTACATACAATTATTTATTCGGAATCCCTGTATTTACTACCGATAGTAACGGTCAGTCCATGCGAACTCGTATCGATAATAGGGGTAGGGTAGTAGAAGTAACAGGACCTAACGAACTAGCACTCGAAAATCAAAATGGTAACGGTAATGCTTGGACCATTCGCATGAATTACAAAGGGCAAATGGATGCAATGAGTACAACATTAGCCTCAGATGAATATATGATTCCTGCAACAGGAAGTTTTGAGTACGATGATATAACACAAGAAGGTACAGCACAACATTATGCCGTTACCCGACATTTTGACCCTGAGTTTGCAAATGGTACCACCACTACAACCAACGAGCTACTAACCATAAGTATAGCAGATGGCTTTGGGCAACCTTTACAAGTTAAAAAAACGCATCAAACAGGCACAACTACAAAATGGATTATAAATGGCTTTGAGAAAAAAGATGCATTTGGTAGAACTACAGAAAACTATTTACCAATTACCCAAACACCATACCCTACAGATGTTTATAATATTGACAATGCCTCATTACAATACGTACAACTGCCAGCACAAGAAACCCCTATTACGGTAACAACTTATGATGCTCGCAATCGTGTAAAAACAGTACAACAAATAGATGAAACAGCAAATGCAGTAATCGAATACAGTATTGAGGATAATATGTTTGTACAAAAACTTACCAACGAAAACGGGCAAACCAACAAAACCTATACCGATATTAGAGGGCGTCAGCGTAAAACAATACAAAACGAAGGCGTAACAGGCGGAAACGGAAACCCAGTAACCCCCAATACCACAACGTTTGGTTACAATGCCATTAACGAGTTACTTACGGTAACCAACACACAAGGGCAAACCACCCGATATACCTACGATTTGGCGGGCAGAAAAACAGAAGTAAAACACCCCGACCGTGGTGTGGTAACGTTTACATACGATACAGCTAACAGAATGACAGTGCAAACCAACTCCAATTTATTATTGGATGATGCAGGGGAGAGCATAGAATACACCTATGATTTTGGGAGGTTAATAGGCATAACTTACCCCCAAAACCCAGAAAATAATGTAACGTACACTTATGGTGCTTACGATGACCCGTTAGCACTATCAGAAAACGCTGTAGGACGTTTATTACAACAAGAAGATGCCTCAGGCGTACAAGTGTTTGGCTACGGGCGCATGGGCGAGTTAACCAAAAACCTACGCTCAGTAGCGGTAGCAGGGTACCAATCGTATTGGTTTTTTACCCAATGGCAATACGATAGCTGGAACAGGGTACAAAAAATTATATATCCTGATGAAGAAGAAGTAGATTACGAGTACAACACAGCAGGAGCCCTTAAAAAAATAACGAGTATTATACCCAACCGTACAGTACAAGACATAGTAGAGAATATAAAGTACAACGATTATGGCGAACGCCATAGCATAAAATATGGTAACGGTGCCACAACAACCTATAATTACGACTCCAGACGCAGGATGAACCAAATAAATCATAATTTTAGTGCCAATTTTGCCATTACTAAAGATTATGCGTACGACCCGCTCTCTAACATAACGAGTGTAACAACGGGTAATCCAACAAGTAGCTTACCCGATGCTGGCGAAATAGGAGGCCCCATAAACCATACCTACCAGTACGATGCTTATAATAGGCTAACCCATGCCGAAGGGAACTATGTAGGAGCTAACGATATTGATGGTGACTATTTGCGCCAAGAATACAGTTTGGATATGGAATACAACGTAAACCACACCATAAGGAAAAAAAGACAAGTACAATACCAAGGTGCCGTATCCAACCATACGGATGTCCTTACAGGCGGAACCCCAGTGTATAAAAACAGTTATGAGTTGGATTATAATTACGATGCCACCCAAGGCTCTAACCGTAATATAACCACCAATAATACCGATTATACCTACGGGCAACCCCATGCCGTACGCAAGCTAACCGAAACCCCAAGTTGGGTAACCAACCCTGCGGCAGACGACCCGCGTATAAAACACAAAGAAATTACGTACGATGCCAACGGAAACCAAACAGAAATAGCCGAAATATTGGGCGATGAAAAAACCGTACTACGCAGAAACGTATGGGACGAAGAAAACCGCCTATTAGCGGTTGACCTAAAACCAGACGAGAAAACAGTACACCCCGTAGCCGTATACACCTACGATGCAGGTGGCGAGCGTACCATAAAATACAATTACGACCGTATAGATACCCACTCCAACGCTACAGAGGCAGGCGAAAGCAGCGTAGATAACATAATGATATACCCTAGCGGTTTACTGGTAGGAAAAGCTATCTATAATACAGAAAAAGGAGCCAACCGCCTTAGCTATACCAAGCATTATTACGTAGGAGCAGAGCGTGTAAGCACCAAAACAGGTACTGCAATAGGTATGGGATACTTTCCCGAAGGTGCATTGGATAACCAAATGGTTAACCTAAATCAAGAAACCATAGCAAGTACCAGTGATGTTTATGTTGATCAAGCCCGTACAGCTATAGTAGCAATCCATAATGAACTCAATGTAGCCCCACCTGTATTATTACCCGATATGGATGAAGATGGTTATACAGGAGCCGACCATCAAGAAAGTCACGGATTAGAATTACATACGCACTACTTCCATCCTGACCATTTGGGTAGTAGTAGTTACATCACCAATGGGGCAGCAGAAGTAACTCAACACATGGAATACTTGCCTTTTGGTGAGACTTTGGTAGATGAACATAATAACTCCCATAACACGCCATTCAAATTCAACGGTAAAGAATTTGATGAGGAAACAGGAAATTATTATTACAGTGCTAGATACTACGACCCTAAATTGAGTATCTTTATATCTGTTGACCCCCTTGTAGAGCAAACGGGCGATACTTATGGATATTGTTATCAAAATCCAATTAATTTGACTGACCCTACAGGTATGAGTGCTGATTTGCCACCTACTGATTATTACAATCTTTATGGTAAACACGTCAAACATGTTGACGATGGTAGTGATGCAAAAAAAATGGTTTTGACATTTTCAAAGAAGAGTAAAGAAGTTGATGAAACTATCGCTAAAGGATATTATGTTAATCAATTTACGGATTCTGAAGTCGAAAAAATGGATGAAATTTATTCATATGGTAAAAAAGACGAAACCGAACTTGAAAAAGGTTTTCTGAGAGGACAGAATGGAACCAGTTCTGAAATAGTCACTGGTGTGGAGAAAAGAGAAATAGGATCCGAAGAATGGCAACATGCAATTGATGACCTATCATCAAAAGGAGATACTCCTGCTTCAAGTGTCCATTTACATAACCTAATCTTCGATAAAAATAAAAAAGTAAAACAATTTGGGGCTCCTAGGGGCTCTGATGGTGATATACTTGAAAAAAATATCTTAGGTATACAGCCTTCAATCGCTTTGGGCTGGAAAAGAATTGAGATTGTGGATTTTAATAGTGTATCAACTGAGAAAAACTATAAGTACCTACCAAAAGTAGGTTTCTTTACCTTGGGTGTCCGAGAAATAATTTCAGTAGATTATTCTACACTAAAGAACGCAATAAAAAAGATGAACAAACATAAACCTTAG